A genomic region of Methanobacterium sp. SMA-27 contains the following coding sequences:
- a CDS encoding AAA family ATPase: MKKIGLLYVKGSLPMFETFGNLPTHILKNNGMVNGKKAHKELDGLIIPGGSIIESESVKNTLMIEIRKIEREGKFIFGMCSGFQLLANQTDIGRKSPCAIEKKGLGILDVSFSPMIGTDRVEAEIIDNSFLTEDLVGNKITGFHCHTYGNITGNAKPVLTSNVKRTDYTNDPRELLSGVRNDEGNVVGVMVHGALDENTSLVENILKFLDCNEDNILSIKNNNQKLLNQIKREVGIETGVKVKENISNISYNDSYPRIIMMASTGSDSGKTFITTGLTGILKKRGYKVGVLKVGPDIRDIVPSLYLNKEKMERFSSIKIGSLGWKDLFDVLEDIKGHNYDIIIIEGVMSVFTGILNEKIPFSSAEIAMASNIPVLMVSPCNKGGIETAAVDIAAHVDRMDKLGINTAGVILNKVYDEKIAESTFKFIKSKTGIDFLTLVPKVKITERGNMPEVEIKLEDFCLNAMKTVEKYLDVDKILELAAKPKFKEYMEYKEILNRFSS; encoded by the coding sequence ATGAAAAAAATAGGTCTTCTCTATGTAAAGGGCTCATTGCCAATGTTTGAAACCTTTGGAAATTTACCAACACACATTTTAAAAAATAATGGGATGGTTAATGGGAAAAAGGCACATAAAGAGTTAGATGGTTTAATAATCCCTGGTGGAAGTATAATTGAATCAGAAAGTGTAAAAAATACTTTAATGATCGAGATCAGGAAAATAGAAAGGGAAGGTAAATTCATTTTTGGAATGTGCTCAGGATTCCAACTTCTTGCAAACCAAACAGACATAGGAAGAAAATCTCCATGTGCAATTGAAAAAAAGGGTCTTGGTATTTTAGACGTTTCATTCAGTCCAATGATAGGCACAGACCGAGTTGAAGCCGAAATTATTGATAATTCATTTTTAACAGAAGATCTGGTTGGAAATAAAATCACAGGGTTTCATTGCCACACCTACGGTAATATAACTGGAAATGCTAAGCCAGTACTAACTTCAAATGTTAAAAGAACAGACTACACTAATGATCCTCGTGAACTACTTTCAGGAGTTAGAAATGATGAAGGTAACGTTGTGGGAGTTATGGTTCACGGGGCCCTTGATGAGAATACATCACTAGTAGAAAATATCCTTAAATTTTTAGATTGCAATGAAGATAATATTTTATCAATCAAAAACAACAATCAAAAACTCTTGAATCAGATTAAAAGGGAAGTAGGAATTGAAACAGGAGTTAAAGTTAAAGAAAATATTTCAAATATTTCATATAACGATTCATACCCTCGGATCATAATGATGGCCAGCACAGGTTCTGATTCTGGAAAAACATTCATTACAACGGGTTTGACGGGTATTCTAAAAAAAAGAGGTTATAAAGTAGGTGTTCTTAAAGTTGGTCCAGATATCAGGGATATCGTTCCTTCGTTATACTTGAATAAAGAGAAGATGGAAAGATTTTCATCAATTAAAATAGGATCTCTAGGATGGAAAGATTTATTTGATGTTTTGGAAGATATTAAGGGCCATAATTATGATATAATTATTATTGAAGGGGTTATGAGTGTTTTTACAGGAATTTTAAATGAAAAAATACCGTTTTCATCTGCCGAAATTGCAATGGCTTCAAATATTCCGGTTTTAATGGTTTCTCCATGTAACAAGGGAGGTATAGAAACTGCGGCAGTAGATATTGCTGCACATGTGGATAGAATGGATAAATTGGGCATAAACACGGCAGGTGTTATTCTCAATAAGGTCTACGATGAAAAAATTGCAGAATCTACTTTTAAATTCATAAAGAGTAAGACGGGTATTGACTTCCTGACACTAGTGCCAAAGGTCAAAATCACTGAAAGGGGGAACATGCCCGAGGTTGAAATAAAACTTGAAGATTTTTGTTTAAATGCAATGAAAACAGTTGAAAAATATTTAGATGTTGATAAAATTTTAGAATTAGCAGCAAAACCAAAATTTAAAGAGTATATGGAATATAAAGAGATTTTAAACAGATTTTCAAGTTGA
- the ribB gene encoding 3,4-dihydroxy-2-butanone-4-phosphate synthase: MINEALKALKNGEIVLVFDSDNRERETDMIVAAEFMTPQYMTQIRNDAGGLFCVPLSSENSDALGVPFMTDIMEIASSEYPVLGELNPNDIPYDEKSAFSITVNHRKTFTGITDNDRACTIKELALLCKNGKQSEFGKYFRAPGHVTLLRSAKGHVINRKGHTEMSIALMEMAGLTEVAVCCEMMDDKTGGSLPTAEAKMYAEEHGLVFMSGADLIEAYNDFKKSG, encoded by the coding sequence ATGATAAACGAAGCATTGAAAGCATTAAAGAATGGAGAAATTGTATTGGTATTTGACAGTGATAACAGGGAACGTGAAACTGATATGATAGTTGCAGCAGAGTTCATGACCCCACAGTACATGACCCAAATAAGAAATGATGCGGGTGGACTTTTCTGCGTGCCTCTTTCCTCTGAAAATTCAGATGCATTAGGAGTGCCCTTCATGACAGATATAATGGAAATTGCAAGTTCAGAATATCCTGTGCTAGGAGAACTTAACCCAAATGACATTCCATACGACGAAAAGTCAGCATTCTCAATTACAGTAAATCATAGGAAGACTTTCACAGGCATAACCGACAATGACCGTGCATGTACAATTAAAGAACTTGCATTACTATGCAAAAATGGTAAACAGAGTGAATTTGGGAAATATTTCAGGGCCCCTGGACATGTAACTCTTCTTAGATCAGCTAAAGGTCATGTTATTAACAGGAAAGGACATACTGAGATGAGTATTGCTCTGATGGAAATGGCAGGCCTTACAGAAGTAGCAGTATGTTGTGAAATGATGGATGATAAAACTGGCGGTTCATTACCAACAGCAGAAGCAAAAATGTATGCTGAAGAACATGGGTTGGTCTTTATGAGTGGTGCAGATCTCATAGAAGCATACAATGACTTTAAAAAGAGTGGATAA
- a CDS encoding DUF120 domain-containing protein, which produces MEIKGIITSGMGKGTYFMSQNFYIDQFFEKLHFKPFVGTLNIKIGPEEIACIMDIPNEKFGIVHGEGKFGDVKFIKAVLNGEVNGAIVFPAKTKHTEDVIEFISNKNLRKYLNLKDGNQVSVKID; this is translated from the coding sequence ATGGAAATAAAAGGAATTATAACCTCAGGAATGGGAAAAGGCACGTATTTTATGTCTCAAAATTTTTATATTGATCAGTTCTTTGAAAAACTTCATTTCAAACCATTTGTTGGAACTTTGAACATAAAGATTGGACCAGAAGAAATTGCCTGTATAATGGACATACCCAATGAAAAATTTGGCATAGTACATGGAGAAGGTAAATTTGGAGATGTTAAGTTTATTAAAGCAGTTTTAAATGGTGAGGTAAATGGAGCCATTGTATTTCCAGCAAAAACGAAGCATACAGAGGATGTTATAGAATTTATTTCAAATAAAAATCTTAGAAAATATTTAAACCTTAAAGATGGAAACCAAGTATCTGTTAAAATTGATTGA
- the sepS gene encoding O-phosphoserine--tRNA ligase, whose protein sequence is MIIYRIIIYLNHHGGFVLKRKEIIKLARKDFEKAWVETAQTLKKPHHDNEYPRIHLETGKSHMLYNTIWELRQTYLNLGFNETVNPVFVDEEDIYKQFGPEAPAVLDRCFYLAGLPRPDIGIGMDKIEVIEEVGVSLNEEKIQSLKDIFRSYKKGDESGDDLVHDVSNALEVEDALGLRILENVFPELRELKPIPSRTTLRSHMTSGWFLTLQSLHNKDKLPIKLFSIDRCFRREQREDLSHLMTYHSASCVWADNDVNLDMGMAVSESVLEHFGFQKFKYMPDEKKSKYYIPGTQTEVYGYHPKLKEWVEVATFGIYSPIALSHYGIDKEVMNLGVGAERIAMILHNQTDVREMVYPQTYGKWFLSDRTLATMLCINYYPFSTEGRNLMDKLLSTARDNGNTPSPCQFTAFEGEFLGKNIKVTILEPEDGTKLLGPAAWNNIYIYDGNIVGVPETDINDEISVKAVENGIPTGISYMDGVSAYASYKIEEMIVSGAQELSIRTTLSKSISDVNLKLDKVALNYITGNNKVIDIRGPVFCTINCEVLE, encoded by the coding sequence ATGATCATTTATCGCATAATTATTTATCTTAATCATCATGGGGGCTTTGTCCTGAAAAGAAAAGAAATAATAAAACTTGCAAGAAAAGATTTTGAAAAAGCATGGGTTGAAACAGCCCAAACCTTGAAAAAACCCCATCACGATAATGAATATCCAAGAATACACCTTGAAACGGGTAAATCCCATATGCTCTACAACACCATTTGGGAACTTAGACAGACTTATTTGAACTTGGGGTTCAATGAAACAGTAAATCCAGTTTTTGTTGATGAAGAGGACATATACAAACAATTTGGACCTGAGGCACCTGCAGTTCTAGATCGATGTTTCTACCTTGCAGGACTTCCAAGACCAGATATTGGTATAGGAATGGATAAAATTGAGGTAATTGAAGAGGTTGGTGTTTCACTTAACGAAGAAAAAATTCAGTCTTTAAAAGATATTTTTAGAAGCTATAAAAAGGGAGATGAAAGTGGAGATGATCTAGTTCACGATGTTTCGAACGCACTCGAGGTTGAAGATGCTCTAGGACTCAGAATACTTGAAAACGTTTTCCCAGAGCTTCGTGAACTTAAACCTATTCCAAGTAGAACCACATTAAGATCCCACATGACATCAGGATGGTTTCTAACTCTTCAATCATTACATAATAAGGACAAACTTCCAATCAAACTCTTTTCAATAGACAGATGTTTCAGAAGGGAACAGAGAGAAGATTTAAGCCACCTTATGACTTATCACTCAGCTTCATGTGTATGGGCAGATAATGATGTAAATCTTGACATGGGAATGGCTGTTTCAGAGAGCGTGCTTGAACATTTTGGATTTCAAAAGTTCAAATACATGCCAGACGAGAAAAAATCTAAATACTATATTCCAGGTACACAGACTGAAGTTTATGGTTACCACCCCAAACTTAAAGAGTGGGTTGAAGTTGCAACCTTTGGAATTTATTCCCCCATTGCTCTGTCACACTATGGTATAGATAAAGAAGTAATGAATTTAGGAGTAGGAGCCGAAAGAATAGCCATGATACTTCACAACCAGACAGATGTTCGTGAAATGGTTTATCCCCAAACATATGGAAAATGGTTTTTGTCAGACAGGACCCTTGCAACAATGTTATGCATTAATTACTACCCATTCAGCACTGAAGGAAGAAATTTAATGGACAAGTTGTTGTCCACAGCTAGAGATAATGGAAATACCCCTTCACCATGCCAGTTTACTGCATTTGAAGGAGAATTCTTGGGAAAAAACATAAAAGTTACAATATTAGAACCTGAAGATGGTACTAAACTCCTTGGACCTGCAGCTTGGAACAATATATACATATATGATGGTAACATTGTAGGAGTACCTGAAACAGATATAAACGATGAAATCTCTGTAAAAGCTGTTGAAAATGGAATTCCAACGGGTATTAGTTATATGGATGGTGTCTCTGCATATGCTTCATACAAAATAGAGGAAATGATTGTTAGCGGAGCTCAAGAACTGAGTATTAGAACAACATTATCAAAATCAATATCTGATGTTAATTTAAAGCTAGATAAAGTAGCATTAAACTACATAACCGGTAACAATAAGGTTATCGATATCAGGGGCCCTGTGTTCTGCACTATAAACTGTGAAGTATTGGAATAA